One part of the Streptomyces ferrugineus genome encodes these proteins:
- a CDS encoding winged helix-turn-helix transcriptional regulator: MAVGRRPGAYICGIDAAMDVVGGKWKVLVLWALNERPCRFGELRRELTGVTEKVLAAQLRELEADGIVHREAYDEVPPRVEYSLTPLGVTLNAALAPLGAWGRQNILEDRARGSATAAADQMSEDHHIAPIPGRP, encoded by the coding sequence ATGGCGGTCGGACGACGGCCGGGGGCGTACATCTGTGGGATCGACGCGGCGATGGACGTGGTGGGCGGCAAGTGGAAGGTGCTCGTCCTGTGGGCGCTGAACGAGCGTCCGTGCCGCTTCGGGGAGCTGCGCCGGGAGCTGACGGGCGTGACGGAGAAGGTGCTCGCCGCACAGCTGCGGGAGCTGGAGGCCGACGGCATCGTCCACCGGGAGGCGTACGACGAGGTGCCCCCGCGGGTGGAGTACTCCCTGACGCCGCTCGGCGTGACGCTCAACGCGGCGCTGGCTCCGCTGGGGGCGTGGGGCCGGCAGAACATCCTCGAAGACCGTGCGCGGGGGTCAGCGACCGCTGCTGCCGACCAGATGAGCGAAGACCACCACATTGCCCCGATACCCGGTCGTCCGTGA
- a CDS encoding NAD(P)/FAD-dependent oxidoreductase has translation MTSNTRVVVIGAGLAGVRLARRLGELGTSVTLVGDEEHRPYNRVLLAEVLAGRYSPDVIALPEPAQLTRGRVTGIDREMRAVHLADGAEIAYDTLVLATGSNPVLPPLRGLFTPDHVLPEGVHAFRTMDDCLGLSKAVRPGARAVVIGGGLLGVSAARALALRGAQVVLAQQGERLMERQLDPSASKLVQRHLKDLGVEIHTECRVRDVRCVGGAVRSVEMSDGYALDADLVVLACGVHPRVGLAQTAGLDVRKGIVVDDELRTSDPHIRAIGDCAQHDGTVYGLAAPALEQADVLAESLAGDGTARYTGTRALTRLTLAGEGFFDLAAFGETEARPGDDVVQLTDATRGTYRKVVVRDDRLVGGVLVGELGTVGALARAWEGAEPLPDDGPLLHLLTNDGGS, from the coding sequence ATGACCTCGAATACGCGTGTGGTGGTGATCGGCGCCGGCCTCGCGGGCGTACGACTCGCCCGGCGGCTCGGCGAGCTCGGCACGTCCGTGACGCTCGTCGGCGACGAGGAGCACCGCCCGTACAACCGGGTGCTGCTCGCCGAGGTGCTGGCCGGACGGTACAGCCCCGACGTGATCGCCCTGCCGGAGCCCGCGCAGCTCACGCGCGGCCGGGTCACCGGCATCGACCGCGAGATGCGAGCCGTACATCTCGCGGACGGTGCGGAGATCGCGTACGACACCCTCGTCCTGGCCACCGGCTCCAACCCGGTGCTGCCGCCGCTGCGCGGCCTGTTCACGCCCGACCATGTGCTGCCGGAGGGCGTCCACGCCTTCCGGACCATGGACGACTGCCTGGGGCTGTCCAAGGCGGTCCGGCCGGGTGCGCGGGCGGTCGTGATCGGCGGCGGGCTCCTCGGGGTCTCCGCGGCCCGTGCCCTCGCGCTGCGCGGTGCGCAGGTCGTGCTCGCCCAGCAGGGCGAGCGGCTCATGGAGCGCCAGCTCGACCCGAGCGCCTCCAAGCTCGTACAGCGGCATCTGAAGGACCTCGGCGTCGAGATCCACACCGAGTGCCGGGTGCGGGACGTGCGCTGCGTCGGCGGCGCCGTCCGCTCGGTCGAGATGTCCGACGGCTACGCCCTCGACGCCGACCTCGTGGTCCTGGCCTGCGGGGTCCACCCGCGCGTGGGCCTCGCACAGACCGCGGGACTGGACGTGCGCAAGGGGATCGTCGTCGACGACGAGCTCCGTACGTCCGACCCGCACATCCGGGCCATCGGCGACTGCGCACAGCACGACGGCACGGTGTACGGGCTGGCCGCGCCCGCGCTCGAACAGGCCGACGTCCTCGCCGAGTCGCTGGCCGGCGACGGCACCGCCCGCTACACCGGCACCCGGGCGCTGACCCGGCTGACGCTGGCCGGCGAGGGCTTCTTCGACCTCGCCGCGTTCGGCGAGACCGAGGCCCGGCCCGGCGACGACGTCGTGCAGCTCACCGACGCCACCCGCGGCACCTACCGCAAGGTCGTCGTCCGCGACGACCGCCTGGTCGGCGGGGTCCTCGTCGGCGAACTCGGCACCGTCGGCGCGCTCGCCCGCGCCTGGGAGGGAGCAGAGCCGCTCCCCGACGACGGCCCTCTGCTCCACCTGCTCACCAACGATGGAGGCTCCTGA
- a CDS encoding sulfite exporter TauE/SafE family protein — translation MPDISLTAIAVLCLAALAAGWIDAVVGGGGLLLLPALLLGLPANTPAAYALGTNKAVAIVGTSGAAVTYARKAPVDVRLAVRIGLAALAGSSGGAFFAAGMSTEVLKPVIMVVLLGVAAFVILRPAFGTAPATGPASPRRVLAAIGLAGLGIGFYDGLIGPGTGTFLVLALTAVLHLDLVTASATAKIVNCCTNAGALATFAWQGTVLWQLAVVMAVFNLAGGTLGARTALKKGSGFVRAVLLTVVFGLVAKLAYEQWVA, via the coding sequence ATGCCCGACATATCCCTGACCGCGATCGCCGTGCTGTGCCTCGCGGCCCTGGCGGCCGGCTGGATCGACGCCGTGGTCGGCGGCGGTGGCCTCCTGCTGCTCCCGGCCCTGCTGCTCGGCCTCCCGGCGAACACCCCGGCCGCGTACGCCCTCGGCACCAACAAGGCGGTCGCGATCGTCGGCACGTCGGGCGCGGCGGTGACGTACGCCCGCAAGGCCCCCGTGGACGTACGCCTCGCCGTGCGCATCGGTCTCGCGGCCCTCGCGGGTTCCTCCGGCGGCGCCTTCTTCGCGGCCGGAATGAGCACCGAGGTGCTCAAGCCCGTGATCATGGTGGTGCTGCTCGGCGTCGCCGCCTTCGTCATCCTGCGCCCCGCCTTCGGCACGGCCCCGGCGACGGGCCCCGCCTCGCCGCGCCGGGTCCTCGCCGCGATCGGCCTCGCGGGCCTCGGCATCGGCTTCTACGACGGTCTGATCGGCCCCGGCACCGGCACGTTCCTCGTCCTCGCCCTCACCGCCGTACTCCACCTCGACCTCGTCACCGCCTCCGCGACCGCGAAGATCGTGAACTGCTGCACCAACGCCGGGGCGCTGGCCACCTTCGCCTGGCAGGGCACGGTCCTGTGGCAACTGGCCGTGGTGATGGCCGTGTTCAATCTGGCGGGCGGCACGCTGGGGGCGCGCACGGCGCTGAAGAAGGGCAGCGGTTTCGTGCGGGCCGTGCTGCTGACGGTGGTGTTCGGGCTGGTGGCGAAGCTGGCGTACGAGCAGTGGGTGGCCTAG
- a CDS encoding oxidoreductase produces the protein MSGWTVHDIPDQRGRLAVVTGANSGLGYVTARELARKGARVVLACRSEVRGGVARDRIGSEVPDARVELRRLELGDIGSVREFAAALPYDRLDLLVNNAGVMALPYGTTVDGFETQFGVNHLGHFALTGLLLPALLDTPGARVVTVSSPMHAMSNVDLTDLNSEHRYRRWVAYARSKTANLLFTHELARRVDAQGADVVAAAAHPGYADTNLQAAGPRMAGRRGSEWLLRFGNRVFAQSAEAGALPTLYAATAPGVRPDSFTGPSFAMWRGSPAPSWRAPWTVSDRAGELLWEASERLTGVTYDALKV, from the coding sequence ATGTCCGGCTGGACCGTGCACGACATCCCCGATCAGAGGGGCCGTCTCGCCGTCGTCACCGGGGCCAACAGCGGGCTCGGCTACGTCACGGCGCGGGAGCTGGCGCGGAAGGGTGCCCGGGTGGTGCTCGCGTGTCGGAGTGAGGTGCGGGGTGGGGTCGCGCGGGATCGGATCGGCAGCGAAGTGCCCGACGCGCGGGTCGAGTTGAGGCGGCTGGAGCTGGGAGATATCGGCTCGGTGCGTGAGTTCGCCGCGGCGCTGCCGTACGACCGTCTCGATCTGCTCGTCAACAACGCCGGGGTGATGGCGTTGCCGTACGGCACGACGGTGGACGGGTTCGAGACGCAGTTCGGCGTCAACCATCTCGGGCACTTCGCGCTCACCGGTCTGCTGCTGCCCGCACTGCTCGACACCCCGGGCGCACGCGTGGTGACCGTCTCCAGCCCCATGCACGCGATGTCCAACGTCGACCTCACCGACCTCAACAGCGAACACCGGTACCGGCGTTGGGTCGCCTATGCCCGGTCCAAGACCGCCAACCTGCTGTTCACGCACGAGCTGGCGCGCAGGGTCGACGCGCAGGGGGCGGACGTGGTGGCCGCCGCCGCGCATCCCGGGTACGCGGACACCAACCTTCAGGCCGCTGGACCGCGCATGGCGGGGCGCCGGGGCAGCGAGTGGCTCCTGCGCTTCGGCAATCGGGTCTTCGCCCAGTCCGCCGAGGCCGGTGCCCTGCCCACCCTGTACGCCGCGACCGCGCCCGGCGTCCGGCCCGACTCCTTCACCGGCCCGTCCTTCGCCATGTGGCGCGGGTCGCCCGCACCGTCCTGGCGGGCGCCCTGGACCGTCAGCGACCGGGCGGGCGAGCTGCTCTGGGAGGCGTCGGAGCGGCTGACGGGGGTGACGTACGACGCCCTGAAGGTGTGA
- a CDS encoding NAD(P)-dependent oxidoreductase: MTDNPIGSRASRASRTPLSLLGTGTMGTALARAWLAAGHPVTVWNRTPARAEPLAADGATVAASAADAVAASRLVVVCLLDDASVGDALEGADLSGRDLVNLTTGTPAQGRARAAWAEARGARFLDAGIMAVPPMIGDARSGAYVLYSGSPALFEEHGDTLAVPAGTRYVGADPGFAALHDVALLSAMSGMFAGVLHAFALIRGEDVAPKDFAPLLVSWLGAMAPAAFGAAEQLQSGDYGRDVVSSLAMQVAGNATLLATAEEQGLSAELLTPYMALLERWLAEGHGDEDTTGAVELLDLRRMRGGRPA, from the coding sequence ATGACTGACAACCCGATCGGCTCCCGTGCCTCCCGTGCCTCCCGAACCCCTCTCTCCCTCCTCGGCACCGGCACCATGGGCACCGCCCTCGCCCGCGCCTGGCTCGCCGCCGGCCACCCGGTCACCGTCTGGAACCGCACCCCCGCCCGGGCCGAGCCCCTGGCCGCCGACGGCGCGACCGTCGCCGCGAGCGCCGCCGACGCGGTGGCCGCGAGCCGGCTGGTCGTCGTCTGTCTGCTCGACGACGCCTCGGTCGGCGACGCCCTCGAAGGCGCCGACCTGTCGGGCCGTGACCTGGTGAACCTCACGACCGGCACACCGGCCCAGGGCCGCGCCCGTGCCGCCTGGGCCGAGGCGCGCGGCGCCCGTTTCCTGGACGCCGGGATCATGGCCGTACCGCCGATGATCGGGGACGCGCGGTCGGGGGCGTATGTCCTCTACAGCGGCTCGCCCGCTCTCTTCGAGGAGCACGGCGACACCCTCGCCGTCCCGGCCGGCACCCGGTACGTCGGTGCGGACCCGGGCTTCGCGGCGCTGCACGACGTGGCGTTGCTGAGCGCGATGAGCGGCATGTTCGCGGGCGTCCTGCACGCCTTCGCGCTGATCCGCGGCGAGGACGTCGCGCCGAAGGACTTCGCGCCGCTGCTGGTGTCGTGGCTCGGTGCGATGGCGCCCGCCGCGTTCGGGGCCGCCGAACAGCTGCAGAGCGGCGACTACGGCAGGGATGTCGTCTCCTCCCTCGCCATGCAGGTCGCGGGCAACGCCACCCTGCTGGCCACCGCCGAGGAGCAGGGCCTGAGCGCGGAGCTGCTGACGCCGTACATGGCTTTGCTGGAGCGGTGGCTGGCCGAGGGGCACGGGGACGAGGACACGACAGGGGCGGTTGAGCTGCTGGATCTGCGGCGGATGCGGGGCGGCCGGCCCGCCTAG
- a CDS encoding SDR family NAD(P)-dependent oxidoreductase, whose amino-acid sequence MTTAAHRTRFTDRTVLVTGGGSGIGRGIARAFAAERAQVVVAGRRPEPLAQTVRLVEEAGGKALAVTADVSRADDVRAAVAAAVDRFGSLDVAVNNAGVFRGGQPLAELSEADWRDQLDINLTGVFLALRAEIRQMRSQPAGGAIVNIASTFGAHTRHPGAAAYAATKAAVSILTRGAALDHIRDGVRINAVSPGAVDTPMSLRPGEQETDRADRARATLPLGRVSTTDEVAAAVLYLASDDASSVVGTDLVVDSGATA is encoded by the coding sequence ATGACCACCGCAGCACACCGCACCCGCTTCACCGACAGGACCGTCCTCGTCACCGGCGGGGGCTCCGGGATCGGCCGTGGCATCGCCCGCGCGTTCGCCGCGGAGCGCGCCCAGGTCGTCGTCGCCGGACGCCGGCCGGAGCCGCTGGCGCAGACCGTCCGGCTGGTCGAGGAGGCCGGCGGCAAGGCGCTCGCGGTGACCGCCGACGTCTCGCGGGCCGACGACGTCCGGGCGGCGGTGGCCGCCGCGGTGGACCGCTTCGGCTCGCTCGATGTGGCGGTCAACAACGCGGGCGTGTTCCGCGGCGGGCAGCCGCTGGCCGAGTTGTCGGAGGCGGACTGGCGCGACCAGCTCGACATCAACCTCACCGGCGTGTTCCTGGCCCTCCGGGCCGAGATCCGCCAGATGCGGTCGCAGCCGGCCGGCGGCGCGATCGTCAACATCGCCTCCACCTTCGGCGCCCACACCCGCCACCCCGGCGCCGCCGCCTACGCCGCCACCAAGGCCGCGGTCTCGATCCTCACCAGGGGCGCGGCCCTGGACCACATCCGCGACGGCGTCCGCATCAACGCGGTCAGCCCCGGCGCCGTGGACACCCCCATGTCGCTGCGCCCCGGCGAGCAGGAGACGGACCGCGCCGACCGCGCCCGGGCCACCCTCCCCCTCGGCCGCGTCTCGACGACGGACGAGGTGGCCGCGGCGGTCCTCTACCTGGCCTCGGACGACGCCTCGTCGGTGGTGGGCACGGACCTGGTGGTGGACAGCGGCGCGACGGCCTGA
- the nirB gene encoding nitrite reductase large subunit NirB, with translation MTATPEATEATPTIVLVGHGMVGQRFLEALAERGLTATHRVVVLCEEPRPAYDRVALTSYFSGKTPEDLSMTDMEFIDTHGIELYVGDPAVSVDREARKVTARSGEVFEYDTLVLATGSYPFVPPVPNKDATGCFVYRTIEDLLAIEEYAKSRATTGAVVGGGLLGLEAAGALKGLGLDAHIVEFAPRLMPVQVDEGGGAALLRTIEGMGLSVHTGVGTQEIVVDGEGAVTGMKLSDGSELATDMVVFSAGVRPRDQLARDCGLTVGERGGITVDEQCRTVADPHVFAIGECALAADGRVYGLVAPGYEQAETAAATIASDESSFVGADLSTKLKLLGVDVASFGDAHGTAEDCLDVVYSDSRAGLYKKLVIGRDGTLLGGILVGDAEAYGTLKAFTGSVPPVSPESLVLPAGAGAPAQLGPAALPDDAIICSCNNVRKGTIREAVTDHQCTTVPEVKKCTKAGTTCGSCVKVLGQLVTAELEASGVEVDKGLCGCFSQTREELYEIVLALRINTYQDLLDRYGRDGARGGDGCEICKPAVGSIIASLAPTIGVSGYVLEGEQAALQDSNDHFLANLQKNGSYSVVPRIPGGEITPEGLIVIGEIARDFGLYTKITGGQRIDMFGARVEQLPLIWARLVDAGFESGHAYGKALRTVKSCVGQTWCRYGVQDSVRMAIDLELRYRGLRSPHKLKSAVSGCQRECAEAQSKDFGVIATANGWNLYVGGNGGATPRHADLLAQDLSDAELVRLIDRFLMFYIRTADRLERTSTWLERIPGGLDHVRDVVVEDSLGICEELESLMAAHVSNYADEWATTINDPEKLARFVSFVNAPDTPDPVVGFVPEREQIKPDLPLLTIGHRPLEGSAQR, from the coding sequence ATGACCGCCACCCCGGAGGCCACGGAGGCCACCCCCACGATCGTGCTCGTCGGCCACGGCATGGTCGGCCAGCGCTTCTTGGAGGCGCTCGCCGAGCGCGGCCTGACCGCCACGCACCGCGTGGTCGTGCTGTGCGAGGAGCCGCGTCCGGCGTACGACCGCGTGGCGCTCACCTCGTACTTCTCGGGGAAGACCCCTGAGGACCTCTCCATGACCGACATGGAGTTCATCGACACGCACGGCATCGAGCTGTACGTCGGCGACCCGGCCGTCTCCGTCGACCGCGAGGCGAGGAAGGTCACCGCCCGGTCCGGCGAGGTCTTCGAGTACGACACCCTCGTCCTCGCCACCGGCTCCTACCCCTTCGTGCCGCCGGTCCCGAACAAGGACGCCACCGGCTGCTTCGTCTACCGCACGATCGAGGACCTGCTGGCGATCGAGGAGTACGCGAAGAGCAGGGCCACCACCGGTGCCGTCGTCGGCGGCGGTCTGCTCGGCCTGGAGGCGGCGGGCGCGCTCAAGGGCCTCGGACTCGACGCGCACATCGTGGAGTTCGCGCCCCGGCTGATGCCGGTGCAGGTCGACGAGGGCGGTGGCGCGGCGCTGCTGCGCACCATCGAGGGCATGGGCCTGAGCGTGCACACGGGCGTGGGCACGCAGGAGATCGTCGTGGACGGCGAGGGCGCCGTCACCGGCATGAAGCTGTCCGACGGCTCCGAACTCGCCACCGACATGGTGGTGTTCAGCGCCGGTGTCCGCCCCCGCGACCAGCTGGCCCGCGACTGCGGTCTGACGGTCGGCGAGCGCGGCGGCATCACGGTCGACGAGCAGTGCCGTACGGTCGCCGACCCGCACGTCTTCGCGATCGGCGAGTGCGCCCTGGCGGCGGACGGCCGGGTGTACGGCCTGGTGGCCCCCGGCTACGAGCAGGCCGAGACGGCGGCGGCGACGATCGCCTCCGACGAGTCCTCCTTCGTCGGCGCCGACCTGTCCACCAAGCTCAAGCTGCTCGGCGTGGACGTGGCGTCCTTCGGCGACGCGCACGGCACCGCCGAGGACTGCCTGGACGTGGTGTACTCCGACTCCCGCGCCGGCCTGTACAAGAAGCTGGTCATCGGCCGCGACGGCACACTGCTCGGCGGCATCCTGGTCGGCGACGCGGAGGCGTACGGCACGCTGAAGGCGTTCACCGGCTCGGTCCCGCCGGTCTCGCCGGAGTCGCTGGTGCTGCCGGCCGGCGCCGGGGCGCCCGCCCAGCTCGGCCCGGCCGCGCTGCCGGACGACGCGATCATCTGCTCCTGCAACAACGTCCGCAAGGGCACGATCCGCGAGGCGGTCACCGACCACCAGTGCACCACCGTGCCCGAGGTGAAGAAGTGCACCAAGGCCGGTACGACCTGCGGCAGTTGCGTCAAGGTCCTCGGCCAGCTGGTCACCGCCGAGCTGGAGGCGTCCGGCGTCGAGGTCGACAAGGGCCTGTGCGGCTGCTTCTCGCAGACCCGCGAGGAGCTGTACGAGATCGTCCTCGCCCTGCGCATCAACACCTACCAGGACCTGCTCGACCGCTACGGCCGTGACGGCGCCCGGGGCGGCGACGGCTGCGAGATCTGCAAGCCGGCGGTCGGCTCGATCATCGCCTCCCTCGCCCCGACGATCGGCGTGAGCGGCTATGTCCTGGAGGGCGAGCAGGCCGCTCTGCAGGACTCCAACGACCACTTCCTGGCCAACCTCCAGAAGAACGGCTCGTACTCGGTCGTCCCGCGCATCCCCGGCGGTGAGATCACCCCCGAGGGCCTGATCGTGATCGGCGAGATCGCCCGCGACTTCGGCCTCTACACGAAGATCACCGGCGGCCAGCGCATCGACATGTTCGGCGCGCGGGTCGAGCAACTGCCGTTGATCTGGGCCAGGTTGGTGGACGCCGGCTTCGAGTCCGGCCACGCCTACGGCAAGGCGCTGCGCACGGTGAAGTCCTGCGTGGGCCAGACCTGGTGCCGCTACGGCGTGCAGGACTCGGTCCGCATGGCGATCGACCTGGAGCTGCGCTACCGGGGCCTGCGCTCGCCGCACAAGCTGAAGTCGGCCGTCTCCGGCTGCCAGCGCGAGTGCGCGGAGGCCCAGTCGAAGGACTTCGGCGTGATCGCCACCGCCAACGGCTGGAACCTCTACGTCGGCGGCAACGGCGGCGCCACCCCGCGCCACGCGGACCTGCTGGCGCAGGACCTCTCCGACGCCGAACTGGTCCGCCTGATCGACCGGTTCCTGATGTTCTACATCCGCACCGCCGACCGCCTGGAGCGCACCTCCACCTGGCTGGAGCGGATCCCCGGCGGCCTGGACCACGTCCGTGACGTCGTCGTGGAGGACTCCCTCGGCATCTGCGAGGAGCTGGAGTCCCTGATGGCCGCGCACGTGTCGAACTACGCCGACGAGTGGGCGACGACCATCAACGACCCCGAGAAGCTCGCCCGGTTCGTGTCCTTCGTCAACGCCCCCGACACCCCCGACCCGGTCGTCGGCTTCGTCCCCGAGCGCGAGCAGATCAAGCCCGACCTGCCGCTGCTGACCATCGGCCACCGCCCCCTGGAAGGAAGCGCCCAGCGATGA
- the nirD gene encoding nitrite reductase small subunit NirD, which translates to MTLAPETTDLKIELQLEDGWFAVCELTRLLPGRGVAALLPDGRQAALFRDRAGKLYAVDNRDPFGGAAVLSRGLIGSHQGRPFVASPLLKQRFDLETGQCLDDETVRIATYEVRCS; encoded by the coding sequence ATGACCCTGGCACCCGAGACGACCGACCTCAAGATCGAGCTGCAGCTCGAGGACGGCTGGTTCGCGGTCTGCGAACTGACCCGGCTGCTCCCCGGCCGGGGCGTGGCGGCCCTGCTGCCCGACGGCCGCCAGGCCGCCCTCTTCCGTGACCGCGCCGGGAAGCTGTACGCGGTGGACAACCGCGATCCGTTCGGCGGCGCCGCGGTCCTCTCCCGCGGTCTGATCGGCTCCCACCAGGGACGGCCGTTCGTCGCCTCGCCCCTGCTGAAGCAGCGCTTCGACCTGGAGACCGGGCAGTGCCTGGACGACGAGACGGTGCGCATCGCGACGTACGAGGTGCGGTGCTCGTAG
- a CDS encoding biliverdin-producing heme oxygenase, which translates to MTATAAGRLRAATRAWHDALESSDFALALRDGTLPLPRYVGQLAAFRDVWEALETELAELSHATCPEIARVWSPDFVKVPLLDADLRHFTASGAVPAALAAEATHAFADEIRRTSAADPPQLLGFLYVLEGSTLGARSLRPLVRAAYGLGAEGVAYYGSGDRDRWARLTARLDETLTDPALQSRVIAAAERAYRHTALVTRALSAGPGPVTRACPPDI; encoded by the coding sequence GTGACGGCCACGGCGGCCGGGCGGCTGCGGGCGGCCACCCGGGCGTGGCACGACGCCCTGGAGTCCTCCGACTTCGCCCTCGCCCTGCGCGACGGAACGCTCCCCCTCCCCCGCTACGTCGGCCAGCTCGCCGCCTTCCGAGACGTGTGGGAGGCCCTGGAGACCGAGCTGGCCGAACTGTCCCACGCCACTTGCCCGGAGATCGCTCGCGTGTGGTCACCGGATTTCGTCAAGGTCCCCCTCCTCGACGCCGACCTGCGCCACTTCACCGCGTCCGGGGCCGTACCAGCGGCCCTGGCGGCCGAGGCCACGCACGCGTTCGCGGACGAGATAAGGCGGACCTCGGCGGCGGACCCGCCCCAACTGCTCGGCTTCCTCTACGTCCTGGAGGGCTCCACACTCGGCGCCCGGTCCCTGCGCCCCCTCGTCCGCGCCGCCTACGGACTGGGCGCCGAAGGCGTCGCCTACTACGGCAGCGGCGACCGCGACCGCTGGGCCCGCCTCACCGCCCGGCTGGACGAGACCCTGACCGACCCGGCGCTCCAGTCCCGCGTCATCGCCGCCGCCGAACGCGCCTACCGCCACACGGCCCTGGTGACACGGGCCCTCTCGGCCGGTCCGGGCCCGGTCACGCGCGCGTGCCCTCCAGATATCTGA
- a CDS encoding TetR/AcrR family transcriptional regulator encodes MARTKEFDPEAALQAALELFWRRGYEATSMSDLVEHLGVGRASLYATFGNKHELYLKALERYDRTGLPPIVRELSQPGPALPAVRAVVRRYATEAADERLRLNGCMVTNAAAELAPHDATVARHVERNWDQLETVLHSALIRAQAQGELPADRDPLALARMLLVLLQGLRVAGKALSDPARVRDAAEQALALLD; translated from the coding sequence GTGGCCAGGACCAAGGAGTTCGATCCCGAGGCCGCGCTCCAGGCAGCCCTTGAGCTGTTCTGGCGGCGCGGCTACGAGGCGACGTCGATGTCCGACCTCGTCGAGCACCTCGGCGTCGGGCGGGCGAGCCTGTACGCGACCTTCGGCAACAAGCACGAGCTGTATCTGAAGGCACTGGAGCGCTACGACCGGACAGGGCTCCCGCCGATCGTGCGGGAGCTGTCCCAGCCGGGGCCCGCACTGCCGGCCGTTCGGGCGGTCGTACGCCGGTACGCGACCGAGGCCGCCGACGAGCGGCTGCGCCTGAACGGCTGCATGGTCACCAACGCGGCGGCCGAACTGGCCCCGCACGACGCGACCGTGGCCCGGCACGTGGAGCGCAACTGGGACCAACTGGAGACGGTGCTGCACTCGGCGCTGATACGGGCCCAGGCCCAGGGCGAACTGCCGGCCGACCGCGACCCGCTCGCCCTCGCCCGCATGCTGCTGGTCCTGCTGCAGGGGCTCAGGGTCGCGGGCAAGGCACTGTCGGACCCGGCCCGCGTCCGGGACGCGGCGGAGCAGGCACTGGCGCTGCTCGACTGA
- a CDS encoding polyprenyl synthetase family protein, which yields MGAGLGATRVDGVVRRDAALLEDDLRAFLGSLPPGGESAQATALHRALLTPVADALGSKVGQQALAPAAGAPGGAAPLRPSMVYWAYRNYRGFPGESGDEDASADLAVVRRVAVAVRVLLKAAVVLDDIQDDSHVRYGEPALHVTHGVPVALNTGCWLIMEALRQVADPAVADSLVRSVGLGFTGQALDLATRSARTRAELLAASREARVRFWESVAERKTGTLFRMPLDAALAGLRVVEEERHALDEAMRRLGLASQLFNDLTDVVPELGGANTHEDFDGLSNRVFLELLGSGPRPADPGGLTGDLTGARLRSYVLHHPNLPDVLLELSARAVELKRSAKEAVHGVCRSPRSAAYFDVTIDRKGHLIDRLHETLRRRSGG from the coding sequence ATGGGTGCGGGCCTGGGCGCGACGCGGGTGGACGGCGTGGTGCGCCGTGACGCCGCGCTGCTGGAGGACGACCTGCGCGCGTTCCTGGGCTCGCTGCCCCCGGGCGGGGAATCGGCGCAAGCCACCGCCCTGCACCGCGCTCTCCTCACCCCGGTCGCCGACGCCCTCGGCTCCAAGGTGGGCCAGCAGGCGCTGGCGCCGGCCGCGGGGGCGCCCGGCGGTGCGGCGCCGCTGCGGCCGTCGATGGTGTACTGGGCGTACCGCAACTACCGGGGATTCCCGGGAGAGTCGGGCGACGAGGACGCCTCCGCCGACCTGGCCGTGGTGCGGCGGGTGGCGGTGGCCGTGCGGGTTCTGCTGAAGGCCGCGGTGGTGCTCGACGACATCCAGGACGACAGCCACGTCCGCTACGGCGAGCCCGCGCTGCACGTCACCCATGGGGTGCCGGTCGCTCTCAACACCGGCTGCTGGCTGATCATGGAGGCGCTGCGGCAGGTGGCGGACCCGGCCGTGGCGGACAGCCTGGTGCGCAGCGTCGGCCTCGGCTTCACGGGGCAGGCCCTGGACCTGGCGACGAGGTCGGCGCGGACTCGCGCCGAGCTGCTGGCCGCTTCGCGCGAGGCACGGGTGCGCTTCTGGGAGTCGGTCGCCGAGCGCAAGACCGGCACCCTGTTCCGGATGCCGCTGGACGCCGCCCTGGCCGGTCTGCGGGTCGTCGAGGAGGAGCGGCACGCCCTGGACGAGGCGATGCGCCGGCTCGGGCTGGCGAGCCAGCTCTTCAACGATCTGACCGACGTGGTGCCGGAGCTGGGCGGCGCCAACACCCACGAGGACTTCGACGGGCTGAGCAACCGGGTGTTCCTGGAGCTGCTCGGCTCCGGGCCGCGGCCGGCCGACCCGGGCGGCCTCACGGGCGATCTCACGGGCGCGCGGCTGCGGTCGTACGTCCTCCACCACCCGAACCTGCCGGACGTCCTCCTCGAACTGTCCGCCCGGGCCGTCGAGTTGAAGCGGTCGGCGAAGGAGGCCGTGCACGGTGTGTGCCGGTCGCCCCGCAGCGCGGCCTACTTCGATGTGACGATCGACCGCAAGGGCCATCTCATCGACCGGCTGCACGAGACGCTCCGGCGGCGGAGCGGCGGGTGA